Genomic DNA from Salinibacter pepae:
CGAAGATGCCGTTGTCCGTCCCGAGAAGCGCGAGGCGCTGGAGGGCCTCGTGCGGAAGCTGTTTGAGCGGCGGCACCACGGCCTCATCGGCGGACGGGAAAAAGACTGGCTGACCGTCGAACTCGTCCAGTCGCTGCGGGCGGAAAGCCAGGTGTATCAGGAGGCCCTGAGCACAAAGACCGACGGCCCCCTGCCGTTTGCCCTTGGCTACTTTCAGGTCCGCAGGGACCGGCTCACGCTGGTCAGCGACGAGGTCCCCGCCAATGTCTCCCCCGAAACGCTCGTGCGGTTCCTAAGCGAGTTTTTGCAAGTGGGGGCGACCTTCTGGTTCGCGGACGAGGAGGGGGAACAGGCGTGGACGATTCAGGGGGTTGGGGAGGTCGACCGGGGGGCCGGCACGCCCGGCGCCGCCCCGCGTCAGGTGCCCGAAGACGAATCGGCAGGTGCCAACAATTGAAGAAGGCGCGGCGCGGCGTCCTGCATCGACAGATTCTCAAGGTCGTTCCGGTCGTCCGGCAGGAGCGCAACGGTGCGGTACCGACCGCCCTGTTCGTTGCCCAGGTGCTCTCGCACCCGCACCCCCAGGCACGAGCCGTCGTGGGCGACCAGGCCGGTGACCGTGTTGGGCCGGTTCGGAAACGGGGTGCCGTCCGGAAGGGCCTCCTCGACGGCATGCAGGGCCGCCCGTGCGGCGTCGGGGGACGGCGCCTCCAGCCGCGTGAACAGGTCTACGGCAAGCTCGCGGTGAAAGTCGACCTCAACGCGACTCATGGTGGGGTTCATGGGCGTCCAGTCGAGGTCGATCGTCCCGCATCCCCCCGTCAGCTCCTCGACGGCGTCGAGGAGGGTAGGAAAGCGCTCCTCGAAGGCCCCCTTCAGCTCCGCGTACCCGCGCATCTCGCCGCGCATGTCCGGGCGCCGACTCATGCCCTCGGCCGCCTTCGTCGAGGCCTCCCGGAGCCACTGTCGGATCTCCTCGGTCTGCATGAGCCGCTCGTTGGCGGCCTGCACCGAGGTCGAGAGGAGGGGAGCAAGCAGAGACGTCCAGTCCTCTTTGGAGCGAGCGGGGGGCATCGTCAGGAGGGGGAAATGGCACGATCAACGACAGGCAGGGCACGAACACGGAGGAACAAAAGAGGCCCTTCTATGTCCAATGTAGGCCTCCCTTTTTCTAAATGTCACCGGATGCATATTGTGCCTGACCGACCCGCGACGTCGCGGCAGCCGAAGACGATGCCGCTCGACGAGCTTTCCGAGCACCTCCAGCTCTCGAAGCAGACCCTGGTCCGCTGGACCGATCGCCACCTGATCGACGCGGACCTCTACTGGTCCCTCTCCGACGCCAACGAGGAGATTCGGATGATCGACCTCACGGACGAGACCCTCGACTTCCTCGAGGACTTTGCTGCCGACTACCGAGAGGATGTCGTGAGCCGCACCGAGGCGCGGCGCATTCTCAAGCAGATTGACCGGAAGAAAATCAAAAAGCTGATTCGGGCCGGGGACGTCGAAGACGTGGAGGTCGATGAAGAGACGCGAGTCGTCGTGGGCAGCCTCGAAGACTACCTGATGAGGCGGGAGCGTGTGGAGGAAGAAGAGGACGACGAATGACGCTGCCGATTACGCCTCGCCGGAGAGCATCGCCTTGAGGGTCGGGCGCATCTCCTCGGTGGGGAAAATGCCGACGACCCGCTTGGTGACCTGTCCGTCCGGGGTTACCAGAATCGTGGTCGGAAGGCCGGGAATGGGGCCGAACGCCGCCTCGGCGGCGCCCGACTTGTCTATGACAATCGGGTAGCTGATCTCAAGCTTCTGCGCAAACGGCTTCACCACCTCGCGGCCCTTGCGGTCCAGTGCGACGCCGATGACCGTGAGGTTCTCAAAGTCTGTGTGCAGGCTCTTGAGGTCCGGAATCTCCTCCCGGCACGGCGCGCACCAGGTGGCCCAAAAATTGACGAGCAGCAGTTCGCCGTCCCGGGCTTCGAGGTCGATGGATGCCCCGTCGAGCGTTTCCAGTGTGAGTGCGGGCACCGGCTTGGGCCCCACGTCCCGCACCTTTCCGGGAATGGGGCCGCGCGACGCGGATGCGGACGGCGCGGCCTGGTCGCTCGTCTCGGCTGTATCGTCCCCCCCACATGCGGTCAGCAAAACGAGCAGTCCGACGGTGCAGGCGAGGGTCAAGAGGCGACGCATAAGGGGCGTTAGTTGGTGGAAGAAGGCGCAGACTGGACGGCCTCGCGGACGGCATCGGCCGTAACGTCGAAGTGAGACGCGTCAAAGACCGGGGCCTCATCGTCGAGGACGATGACCTGCGGCGTCTCGTGTCGGATGTCCAGGGCCTCCGCGATCTCGTCGGACAGGGCCCGACTCTCCTGCACGACGAGCCTGTAGACGGGCAGGGCACTGTCCTCGGCCAGGGGCTGCAGTTGCGTCTCGGCCTTGGCGCTCACCGGACAGGCCGAGCTGTGCTTGAACACGAGCACCGGCTGGGTTTTGGACGCGGATCGGGCCTCGGCCCAACTGGCGTCGGTGGAGAGGGGACGGAAGGAAGAATCGGACACTGCACGTGATGCGTCAATGGTACAAACGGCTCGTTCCATCTGTACCACGACGCGGGGACCGTGATACACGGGCGGGGGTGAACAATCGGTCAATACCGTTTGGTCGGGCCCGAGACGGTCGACTCGGTCGGGGCGGGCCCTGCATTCTCTTGCTCATTCAATGCATGCACGCTTATGGAAACGCCGGACACCGGGGCCAACGACGTGCGGTGGGCCCTCGACGACCTGTACGCCGACCCGGATGCCCTCGAAGAGGACCTTGCGTCACTGGAGGCCGACGCGACGGCCTTCGCCGAGCAGTACCGAGGACGGATTGGAGAGTTAGGACCCGAAGCCTTGTCTGAGGCCCTGGACACGCTTGGGGCCCTTCAGGACCGGCTCGGCCGGGCACACGCCTACGCGCACCTGTCCTGGACCGCCGACACCAACGACGCCGAGCGAGGGGCCCTCCGGCAGTCGGTGCAAGAGACGGTGGACCGCATCCAGCAACGTCTCGTCTTCTTCGACACCGAATGGGTGGCCCTCGACCCGGAGCGCGTGGAGGACCTCCTCGGCCACGAGGCCCTCGACGACTACCGCCACTACCTCGAGACCGAATATCAGCGCAAGGAGCATGTCCTGAGTGAAGCGGAGGAGAAGGTGCTCTCGGAAAAGAGCATTACCGGCAAGAACGCCTGGACGCGCTTCTTCGACGAGACCCTCGGCGCGGCGCGGTTCGAGCTCGACGGCGAGTCGCTTCCCCAGGAACAGACCCTCTCGAAACTCTACGACCCTGATCGCACCGTTCGGCGGGAGGCGGCGCACGCCTTCACGGACGGACTGAAAGACCACCTCCGCACCCTCACGTACGTCTTCAACACGCTCCTGGCGGACAAGGCCTCCACCGATCGGCTCCGCGAATACGACCACTGGCTCGAACAGCGAAACCTCGCGAACGAGGTGGACGACGAGACGGTCGATACGCTCATCGAGGCCGTCACCGGTCGATACGACCTGGTAGCGCGGTTCTACCGCCTCAAAAAGCAGCTCCTAGACGTCGACGAGCTCTACGACTACGACCGCTACGCGCCCATCCGCGAGGCGGACTCCACCTACGAGTGGGGCGATGCGCGGGCCCTCGTCCTGGAGGCGTACGGGGACTTCCACCCGACGATGGCACAGGTCGCCCGCCAGTTCTTCGAGGGCGACTGGATCGACGCTGCCCTCGTCCCGGGCAAGCGCAGCGGCGCCTTCAGCCACGGGACGGTGCCGAGCGCCCACCCCTACGTGCTCCTCAACTATACGGGCAAGCCCCGCGACGTGCAGACCCTCGCCCACGAGTTGGGCCACGGCGTGCACCAGTCCCTGGCCCGCGAGCAGTCCATTTTTCACCACGGCACCCCCCTTACGACTGCCGAGATGGCCTCCGTCTTTGGCGAGATGCTCGTCTTTCAGCGCCTGATGCGCAACGAGGAGGACCCGGCCAACCGACTCGCCCTCCTGGTTGCCAAGATCGACGACACGCTCGCGACGGTCTTTCGGCAGGTGGCCATGAATCGGTTTGAGCACCGGATCCACACGACCCGTCGGAATCAGGGGGAGCTTCAGGCCGACCAGTTCGCGGAGCACTGGATGGAGACGCAGCGAGCCATGTTCGAGGGAAGCGTGACCCTTGGCGAGCACTACCAACACTGGTGGAGCTACGTCCCGCACTTCCTGCACACGCCGGGCTACGTGTACGCCTACGCGTTCGGCGAACTGTTGGTGCTGGCCCTGTACGCCCGGTACGAGTCGTCCGACGGGGGCTTCGCCGATCGCTACCTGGATCTCCTCCGGGCGGGCGGGGCCGACTGGCCCCACGAGTTGGTGGGGCAAATGGGGGTGGACCTGGAAGACGAAGACTTCTGGACCGACGGGCTCTCGCATATCGAGGCCCTCATCGAGGAGGCGGAGGCGCTGGCGGACCAGACGGCGCTCGGCTCGGCCCGCGGGAACGGACGGGCGCGACCCTCCTCCTGAGTCATTCACCTCGTCACTGGTCTCCGTTTCCTTGTGTCCGATTCGCCACGCCCGAGCAGCCGGCCCGATTTCTGGGACGTCCGCTACGAGCAGGACCGACATCTCTTCGGGGCGTGGCCGAATGCCTTCGTGAAGGCAGCGGCCCACCGCCTGCCCCCCGAGAGCGCGGTTGTGGAGCTGGGGGCGGGGGAGGGGCGCACGGCGGCCTGGCTGGCCCGGGAGCACGGGCATCGCGTGACCGCCGTCGATTTTTCGGAGGCGGCCCTGAAAACGGCGCAGGAGCGGGCGGAGGCCGAGCACCTCCGGCTCGACACCGTTCGGGCCGACGTGCGCACCGGGCGGCCCGATCGGCAGTGGGACGCGGCCGTCGTCACGTTCCTGCAGTTGCTTCCCGACGAGCGTCTTCATTTGTGCCGCTTGCTGAAAACCAGTGTCCGTTCCGGCGGTTGGCTGCTTGCCGAGTGGCTTCGGCCGGCTCACCTGACGGGTCCCTACCACCGCATTCCCTACCACCGCATTCCCTACCACCGCATGGGGCCGAGCCGGGCGGACCGGATGGTACCAGGTGCGTCGGGCCTTCGCGGGCGAGCGCCTTGCGTCTGTGGAGGCCGTAGACGTGCACCTCCAGGAAGGCCCTCACCGCACTGGGGACGCCGCCGTCGTTCGGGGCGTTGTGCAGGCCGGAGGGGGCTGGAGGAAAAGCGGCCGTGGGGGACCGCCCCACGGCTGTCTTCCAAATGGCCGTGCCCGGTCGTCAAGGCTTCCCGTGTAGACATTGCCGGTGGCAGAAGATACATTTGCACCTACAAAACTGTGGGGCATACGTCCCCGGCATCCTTTCTCACTTAGACTCACTTCCTTAGACTCACTTCCCTCCCCATGCTCGAAATTAATGACCTGCTGGTCGCCCGCGACTTCTCGTCGGTCTCCAATCGGGCCGTCCGGTACGCCCTGGACGTGGCCGCGCGGACCGGCGCCACGCTTCATGTCCTGCACGCCGAGGTCCTCCACGAGGCCTCCACCCCGGACGCGGAGGGCGGCGGCCGCTCGCCAGGGCACGACATTCCCCGATTTCGGGACGAAGTGCGGCAGGAAAGCACCGTTTCGACGGACGCCCTCGACGCGGTGGCCATCAAGGAGATCGAGCGACGTGACGTGTCGGCCGGCCCCGCAATCCTGAGTTACGCGGCGGAGACGGGCGTGGATCTCATCGCCCTCGGGACCCATGGGCGCCGCGGCCCGAGTCGCATCCTACTGGGTAGTGTGGCCGAGGAGGTGGTGCGCCGGTCCGATCAACCGGTGTTGACGGTCCGTGGCGACGCCGAGGAGCAGACTGAAGTCCACCCCCGGATTGTCGATCGGATTCTGGTCCCCGTTGACTTTTCTGAACCGTCCCGCGAGGCCCTCCGCACCGCGAAGGAATGGGCGGCCCTTTACGACGCGTCGATCGACGTTCTGCACGTCGTGGCCGAGCGCATTCAGCCGGCTTTCTATACCGGCGGGGTGCAGTCCATTTACGACATGGAGCCGGACATTGAGCAGAAGATGATGGACCGCCTGGAGGCCTTCGTCGCCGACACCGGCGGGCCGGAGCGGGCAATCCGACCGCACGTCACGGTCGGGAACGCAGCGCCGGACATCGCGGAGTTTGTAGACGCTGAGTCGGTGGACCTCGTGGCCATGTCGACCCACGGCCGCACGGGGCTGGATCGCTTTCTGCTCGGAAGTGTGGCCGAGAAGATCATCCGACATGTGCACTGCCCGGTTCTGACAACGAAGCCGTTTGGCACGACCTTCGCCCCGTCGGCGGACGCGGCCGAATCGGATGCCGGTGCGTGATTCGACTTTGCGCTGCCCGTCGCACGGCCCCGACCGGGTGCCCATGTTGCACGTCGACCGCATTCTGTGTCCCACCGATGGGTCTGGGTGTGCGGGGCGGGCCCACCGCCACGCCCAGCACCTTGCCGCCCATCTCGATGCCGCCCTCCATGTGATCTCCGTCGAGGAGTGCGACGTGGATCCCGACGAGGGGATTGGGGTCGAGCCTGCGAGTCCCCGAGCGGACCTGCACGGACTAAAACCGGGGGCGGGGCCGGTGCCGGCCCCACGCGTTCGGGAGCGGACCGTCGCCCACCCGACCGCGGCGGGCGGCATTCTGAACTACGTCGTCCAGTACGACATGGATCTGGTCGTGATGGGCACCCACGGCCATCGAGGCGTCCGGCGCTTGCTCCTGGGAAGCGTGGCGGAGGAGGTGGTTCGCAAGGCCCCGTGCCCCGTGGTGACGGTGGGCCGGGGGGCGACTGCCCCCGAAGGCCTGGAAGGCAGCACCCTGTTGGTTCCGGTCGACGTTTCGGAGCACCGATTTCGGGTCATGGCCCACGCCCGGGCGATTGCCCTCGTGTACGGCATGGCCCTCAGGCTTTTCCACGTCGTGGAGGTGACGGGCCTGCCCGATGCCTACGGGGTATACGGCTCGCCGCCCGACCCGGGCGTCCTGTTTGACCGGGCCGAGACGGTGCTCGAGGGGGAGGCCGAGTCGCTCCGGACGACGAGACTTGAGGTCACGCTCGATGTGCGTGGGGGGCATCCGGCCGCCGAAATTCTGGACGCGGCGCGGGAGGGCGGGGCGGCCTTCATCACCCTCGGAACCCACGGTCGGACGGGGCTGGAGCATATGTTGACGGGCAGCGTGGCGGAAAAGGTGCTTCGGCAGGCCCCGTGTCCGGTCTGCGCCGTGAAGTCCTTCGGTCGGTCCCTGGTCGACGGCGACGACATCGCCGACGCGTAGCAGCCCCCCCAACGCAGTCTCCTTCCAACCGCCTTTCATGCCATGGCGCTTCCCCGTTCGCAGGACGGCCTCGTGCTGATGTGGAGTGGGGGCAAGGATGCAATGCTGGCCCTCGACGTGCTTCACAGCCAGTCGCCCCGGCGGGTGGGGGCGTTGCTCACAACGGTGACGGCGCACGAGGAGCGCGTCACGATGCACGGCACCCCACTGTCCCTCGTCGAACGACAGGCCGACGCGCTCAATCTTCCGCTCCATGTCATGCGGGTGCCGCCCCAGCCCCCGAATGAGGTGTACGAGGCGCGTCTGGAGGCGGCCCTGACGCCCCTCCTGGAGGACGGGTTCTCGACCGTCGTCGCGGGGGACCTGTTCCTCGATGATGTGCGCGCCTACCGCGAAGCGCTGATCGAGTCGGTGGGGGCCACGGCCCTGTTCCCGCTGTGGGGACGCGACACGACGTGGCTGGCCCAGCGCTTCTCGACGCGGGGCTACCGGGCCGTCGTGACCGCCGTCGACACCACCCAGCTCGATTCCTCCTTCGTGGGGCGGGCCTACGACGATTCGTTTTTGGAGGACCTGCCCGATGCGGTCGACCCCTGTGGCGAGAAGGGGGCCTTCCACACGTTCGTGAGCGACGGCCCGCCGTTTGCCGCGTCCGTGCCCGTGGCCGAGACCGGTCGAGACACCACGGGACGCATCCACACGGTCCGCCTTCGGGCGACCGGGGAGGAGGCGTAGGCGTAGCGTTTTCGCCCCGGGCCGGATTGGATCCGAGAATCGTGACGTGAGGGCCTGCTTCAACTCCCTGCAAACACAAAAACCCCTCCGCCCGGTGCTGCCGAACGGAGGGGAAGGGGGGCTTTGCAGGAGAACGGCTACTCCTCGTCGGAGGCTGTTGAGGGCTCCTCCCCGGATCCGTTCTCGTCGGTGGACGCGCCCTCGGCAACCTCCTCGGCGGAGACGCTGCTGGCCTCTCCGTTTGCGTCTGCCGGGGCCTCCTCCGTCGGGGCCTCGCCCTCCTCAACCTCGAAGGACAGCTCCTCCGATTCGCCGTCGTGCGTGATAAGGACCGTGTCGCCCTCCGTGATCTCGTCGTGGAGGATGTCTTCGGCCATCGGGTCCTGCACGTACTTCTGAAGGGCCCTGCGGAGCGGCCGGGCGCCGTACTTCTGGTCGAACCCGCGGTCCGTTAGGAATTCCTTGGCGGCCTCGTCAAACTCGAGGTCGAGGCCCAGCTCCTCGGCCCGCTCGAAGAGATCCTCCGACATGATGTCGATGATGTCGAAGATGTTCTCCTTGTTGAGCGGGTTGAAGACGATCACGTCGTCGAGCCGGTTCAGGAACTCCGGGTTGAAGACGTTCTTGAGGGCGTCCTGAACGGTGGACTTCATGGACGTGTAGTCCATGTCTTCCCCGTCCGTCTGGTCGAATCCAATCCCCTGGCCGAAGGACTTGATGTCCTGCGTGCCAATGTTAGAGGTCATGATGAGGATCGTATTGCGGAAGTCAACCTCCCGCCCCATGCCGTCGGTCAGGATCCCATCATCCAACACCTGCAGGAGGATGTTGGAGACATCCGGGTGGGCCTTCTCAATCTCATCGAGCAGGACGACGGAGTACGGCTTTCGGCGCACCTTCTCGGTCAGCTGGCCGCCCTCCTCGTGGCCCACGTATCCCGGCGGGGCCCCCACGAGTCGGCTGACGGAGAACTTCTCCATGTACTCGCTCATGTCGATTCGGATGAGCGACTCTTGAGAGTCGAAGAGGTACTCGGTGAGAACCTTGGCCAGCTCGGTCTTGCCGACGCCGGTGGGCCCGAGGAAAATGAAGGAGCCAATGGGCTTCTCCGGGTCCTTCAGGCCGGCACGGGTGCGACGGATGGCCTTCGACAGCTTCTCGATGGCTTCGTCCTGTCCCACCACGTGCTCCTTGAGCGACTCCTCCATCTTGAGGAGCTTCTGCTGCTCCGGCTCGCTGATCTTGTCAACCGGGATGCCCGTCATCATGGCCACCACTTCGGCGATCTCCTCCGAGGTGACGTCGTGGACCTCGGTCTCGGCCTGCTCGTGCCACTGCTGCTTGGCCTCCTCCAGCTCCTCCTGGAGCGTCTTCTCCTTGTCGCGGAGGCGGGCCGCCTCTTCGAACCGCTGGCTCTTGACGACCTGGTTTTTCTCCTCCTGGACGTCCTCGATCTGCTCCTCGAGCTCCAGAATTTCGGGCGGGACCTCGATGTTGGAGAGGTGAACCCGCGCGCCGGCCTCGTCCATCACGTCGATGGCCTTGTCCGGCAGGAAGCGATCGGTGATGTAGCGGTCGCTCAACTGGACCGCCAGGTCGATCGCCTCTTCGGAGAAGCGGACGTTATGGTGGTCCTCGTAGTAGGACTTGATGTTCGAGAGGATGTTGACCGTCTCCTCGGGCGTCGACGGGTCGACGATAATTTTCTGGAAGCGGCGGTCGAGTGCGCCGTCGCCCTCAATGTTTTGGCGGTACTCGTCCAGCGTGGTCGCCCCGATGCACTGCAGGTCGCCGCGGGCGAGCGCGGGCTTGAACATGTTCGACGCGTCCAGGCTGCCGGACGCCCCGCCGGCCCCGACGATGGTGTGGATTTCGTCGATGAAGAGGATGATGTCGTCGTTGTCCTCCAGCTCCTTCATCACGGCCTTCATCCGCTCCTCGAACTGGCCCCGGTACTTGGTGCCGGCCACAAGGGAGGCAAGGTCGAGCGTGACGATGCGCTTGTCGTAGAGCACGCGGCTGACCTTGCGATCCACGATCCGCGCGGCAAGCCCCTCCGCGATGGCGGTTTTCCCGACGCCCGGCTCCCCAATGAGAACCGGGTTGTTCTTCTTGCGTCGGCTCAGGATCTGGGCGACACGCTTGATCTCTTCCTCGCGCCCGATGATGGGATCGAGTTCGTCCTCCTCCGCTAGCTCCGTCAGGTCCCGGCCGAAGTTGTCCAGGACCGGCGTGTTGCTGTTCTCCGACTCGCTGCTCTCCTGCCCGTAGCCGGAGGAGAGACGGCCGCCGGATCCACCGCTGCCGCTGGAAGAGGAAGAAGCCTTGCCACTGATAATGGAGTCTAGCTCGTTTCTCACGGCGTCGTACGTTACTGAAAAGCCTTGTTGGAGAATTTGCGCGGCGATGTTCTCATCGTCCCGGAGCAGGCTCAGGAGGAGGTGCTCCGTCCCAATGACGTCGCTCTTGTAAAGCTTCGCCTCCAGGTACGTGATCTTGAGCACCTTCTCGGCCTGCTTGGTAAGGGGGATGTTCCCCACCGAGGTGGAGCTGCTGGTGCTTCGGACCGTGTCCTCCACGGCCTCCTTGAGCTCCAACAGATCGCACCCGAGGTTGCGGAGGATCTTCACCGCGATTCCGTCGCCCTCCCGGATGAGCCCGAGCAGGAGGTGCTCCGTACCGATGTAGTCGTGCCCGAGTCGGACCGCCTCTTCGCGGCTGTAGGAAATAACGTCCCGGACGCGATTCGAGAAATTGCCTTCCATACCAGATGGGTTGAACGATCAAAAGCGCCGCGTCGGCGCCCTACACGAACGGGGATGCAACGAGGAGACATCGAAGCGCCCGTCCCTCGAAGGACGACCCCATGCGTGAAGCACGTGGTGCAAGCAGTAACCAGGCATCTGCGCATTCTGTTCCCCTCCCCGATCCGCCTGCATATTGGGAGGCGAACTAGTGCAGGAGCGTTACAAGATTGACGAAGCGGTCGGGCACGATGGTGTGACGCCAGACGGGCGTTAGGGGCCGAGCCCGGGGATCGTCAAGGGGCAGTGCGCGAAGGAAGGCGGGGACTAGGCCGCAAAGCTGGCGCCGCAGCCGCACGTCTCGGTCGCGTTGGGGTTCTCGAAGGTAAAGCCCCGCGCGTCGAGCCCGTCGTGATAGTTGATGGTGGTCCCCATCAGGTAGAGCCCGTGTCGCTTGTCCATGTAGACGGTGATCCCGTCGAGATTAAACACCTTGTCCTTCTCGCGCTCCTTGTCGAACCCGAGCACGTAGCTCATCCCCGAACAGCCGCCGCCTTTCACGCCTACGCGGAGCCCATAGCCGTCCGGAATGTTCTTCTTGTTGATGATCTTTCGGATCTCGCGCGCCGCGTTCGGACTGATTTGGATTGGGGCGTCCTGGGAAGAGGTATCCGACGTCGGGGAGGCAATATCGGGCATAGAAGGAAAATACGGATGAGCCTTTCTGCAGACCTCTCGATTCGTGGTCATGCCTACCAAACAGGGCATTTCCCTGTTCCGGTGCCCACGGCCTCGCAGGCAGGCATCCCTGGAGAACCCGTCCCTTCACCGCGAAGGTGCCGGCCCCGAATTGGTGGATTCGAGAAATGTGTTTGGGACCGATGGACCCGTGGGCCATGCAGACAGTCCGTTGACGTGCTCCCGCTTCCCACAAGTTTCTCCGTGCCGTCGTGACTTCTATCAAACCGCCCGCGTCCGTTCCGCCTTCTGCAATCGCTGCTGTCCTGGGGGCTTTGCTCTTGCTGGGGGGGCTCGACACAAAAGCCCTGGGACAGTCCAGGGGGGCGTCCCACGACTCGTTGGCCCAGGTCCAGTCGGCGCAGTTCGGAGACGCCCGGCGCGCGCATCTGTGGCGGGTTGGGGCGTGGGGGGGCGTCAACGCGCTGGGGGGACTGGCGCTGGTCTGGGCGTCGTCCCGCTCGGCCCAGTCGACCCGATGGCACTTTGGGGCCATGTCGGCGGGGTGGGGGCTCGTGAACGCCGGCATTGCCGCCGGGGGGCTTCTGGCGTCCGGGCCCCCGCCGGCGGAGGCCGGCCCCTTGCTGGCGGCGGAGCGACAGTTTCACGACGTGCTGCTCCTCAACCTCGGGCTGAACGTTGCGTACTCGGCCGTCGGCGCCACCATGCTCGGGGCGAGCTACTACGGCATCGACACCGTCGGCCGGTGGCGCGGCTTCGGCACCTCCCTCATCCTGCAGGGGGCCGGGCTGCTCGTGCTGGACGGCATCGCGTTCTGGGCGTCGCGGGGCCGCCTGTCGTCGCTCCTCGACGCGGGCGTGCAGCTGTCCGTGCACCCCGCGCCGACGGGCCTGGCCCTCACGCTTCAGTTCTGAGGCCGGGCCGGCCCGACGCTCTCCTGAATGAGTTCGAAAATGCGCCGGTACTCGTCCGTCCAGCTCGACGGCTCCTCAAAGCCGTGCCCCTCCACTGGATAGATCGCCAGCTCCCAGTTCTCCTTGCCGAGCTCGATGAGGCGCTGGGTGAGCCGGAAGATGTCCTGCGGCTGCACGTTCGTATCGACGAGGCCGTGGGGCATGAGGAGCGGGTCCTCCAGCCCCTCCGCGTGGTAGATGGGGGAGGAGCGGGCGTAGGCGAGGGAGTCGGTTTGCGGGGTGTTCAGGATGTTGGACGTGTAGACGTCGTTGTAGTGGGCCCAATCGGTGACCGAGCGGAGCGCCGCCCCGCCACCGAAGTGCTCCGGTTCGGTGAAGAGGGCCATCAGGGTCATGAAGCCGCCGTACGAGCCGCCGTAGATGAACCGACGCTCGGCGGGAATGCCGTAGGTGTCCCCCACCCACTTGGCGGCGTCAACGTAGTCTTGCAGGTCGCGCCCCCCCATGTGGCGGTAGACGGCCGTGCGCCAGTCGCGCCCGTAGCCCGCCGACCCGCGGTAGTCCACGTCGACCACCGTGTAGCCGAGGTCCGTGAGCATGTTGTGGAACATGTACTCGCGGAAGTACGGCGGAAAGTC
This window encodes:
- a CDS encoding universal stress protein, with amino-acid sequence MLHVDRILCPTDGSGCAGRAHRHAQHLAAHLDAALHVISVEECDVDPDEGIGVEPASPRADLHGLKPGAGPVPAPRVRERTVAHPTAAGGILNYVVQYDMDLVVMGTHGHRGVRRLLLGSVAEEVVRKAPCPVVTVGRGATAPEGLEGSTLLVPVDVSEHRFRVMAHARAIALVYGMALRLFHVVEVTGLPDAYGVYGSPPDPGVLFDRAETVLEGEAESLRTTRLEVTLDVRGGHPAAEILDAAREGGAAFITLGTHGRTGLEHMLTGSVAEKVLRQAPCPVCAVKSFGRSLVDGDDIADA
- a CDS encoding M3 family oligoendopeptidase, which codes for METPDTGANDVRWALDDLYADPDALEEDLASLEADATAFAEQYRGRIGELGPEALSEALDTLGALQDRLGRAHAYAHLSWTADTNDAERGALRQSVQETVDRIQQRLVFFDTEWVALDPERVEDLLGHEALDDYRHYLETEYQRKEHVLSEAEEKVLSEKSITGKNAWTRFFDETLGAARFELDGESLPQEQTLSKLYDPDRTVRREAAHAFTDGLKDHLRTLTYVFNTLLADKASTDRLREYDHWLEQRNLANEVDDETVDTLIEAVTGRYDLVARFYRLKKQLLDVDELYDYDRYAPIREADSTYEWGDARALVLEAYGDFHPTMAQVARQFFEGDWIDAALVPGKRSGAFSHGTVPSAHPYVLLNYTGKPRDVQTLAHELGHGVHQSLAREQSIFHHGTPLTTAEMASVFGEMLVFQRLMRNEEDPANRLALLVAKIDDTLATVFRQVAMNRFEHRIHTTRRNQGELQADQFAEHWMETQRAMFEGSVTLGEHYQHWWSYVPHFLHTPGYVYAYAFGELLVLALYARYESSDGGFADRYLDLLRAGGADWPHELVGQMGVDLEDEDFWTDGLSHIEALIEEAEALADQTALGSARGNGRARPSS
- a CDS encoding class I SAM-dependent methyltransferase; this translates as MELGAGEGRTAAWLAREHGHRVTAVDFSEAALKTAQERAEAEHLRLDTVRADVRTGRPDRQWDAAVVTFLQLLPDERLHLCRLLKTSVRSGGWLLAEWLRPAHLTGPYHRIPYHRIPYHRMGPSRADRMVPGASGLRGRAPCVCGGRRRAPPGRPSPHWGRRRRSGRCAGRRGLEEKRPWGTAPRLSSKWPCPVVKASRVDIAGGRRYICTYKTVGHTSPASFLT
- a CDS encoding TlpA family protein disulfide reductase, giving the protein MRRLLTLACTVGLLVLLTACGGDDTAETSDQAAPSASASRGPIPGKVRDVGPKPVPALTLETLDGASIDLEARDGELLLVNFWATWCAPCREEIPDLKSLHTDFENLTVIGVALDRKGREVVKPFAQKLEISYPIVIDKSGAAEAAFGPIPGLPTTILVTPDGQVTKRVVGIFPTEEMRPTLKAMLSGEA
- a CDS encoding universal stress protein, producing MLEINDLLVARDFSSVSNRAVRYALDVAARTGATLHVLHAEVLHEASTPDAEGGGRSPGHDIPRFRDEVRQESTVSTDALDAVAIKEIERRDVSAGPAILSYAAETGVDLIALGTHGRRGPSRILLGSVAEEVVRRSDQPVLTVRGDAEEQTEVHPRIVDRILVPVDFSEPSREALRTAKEWAALYDASIDVLHVVAERIQPAFYTGGVQSIYDMEPDIEQKMMDRLEAFVADTGGPERAIRPHVTVGNAAPDIAEFVDAESVDLVAMSTHGRTGLDRFLLGSVAEKIIRHVHCPVLTTKPFGTTFAPSADAAESDAGA
- a CDS encoding adenine nucleotide alpha hydrolase; its protein translation is MALPRSQDGLVLMWSGGKDAMLALDVLHSQSPRRVGALLTTVTAHEERVTMHGTPLSLVERQADALNLPLHVMRVPPQPPNEVYEARLEAALTPLLEDGFSTVVAGDLFLDDVRAYREALIESVGATALFPLWGRDTTWLAQRFSTRGYRAVVTAVDTTQLDSSFVGRAYDDSFLEDLPDAVDPCGEKGAFHTFVSDGPPFAASVPVAETGRDTTGRIHTVRLRATGEEA
- the ytxJ gene encoding bacillithiol system redox-active protein YtxJ; translation: MSDSSFRPLSTDASWAEARSASKTQPVLVFKHSSACPVSAKAETQLQPLAEDSALPVYRLVVQESRALSDEIAEALDIRHETPQVIVLDDEAPVFDASHFDVTADAVREAVQSAPSSTN